One genomic window of Malaciobacter molluscorum LMG 25693 includes the following:
- the dnaN gene encoding DNA polymerase III subunit beta, with protein MRFIITKHIIENIVSSMQPFLEKKDASSITSHIYLEVNNDKLIMKATDYEIGLESQIDELNESVNGKATVNGTNLLGILKRLKDLEIIVETENNNLIIKQNKSTFKLPMYDPEEYPALPKAQSDNKLDISMLNLINSIRKITPAIDNNNPKFELNGALVDVKNSKINFVATDTRRLAVSHLQNISNNTENQFIIPKKAIIEIQKLFLDDALISYDETNLVISNEKMTFFTKLINGKFPDYDRIIPKSLKYNFSLPKNMLIESIKLVTSLFSNIKITFNNDNIIFESLDEDSESKTQIDINLNIEKSFYLAVNAKYLLDFLSLTNNENIIIGFNESNLPFYLEDEKFFTIVMPIVLEK; from the coding sequence GTGAGATTTATCATCACAAAACATATCATTGAAAATATCGTTTCTTCAATGCAACCGTTTTTAGAAAAAAAAGATGCTAGTTCAATTACTTCACATATTTATTTAGAAGTGAATAATGATAAATTAATTATGAAAGCTACTGATTATGAGATAGGATTAGAATCTCAAATCGATGAACTAAATGAAAGCGTAAATGGTAAAGCAACAGTTAATGGAACTAATTTATTAGGAATATTAAAAAGATTAAAAGATTTAGAAATAATAGTAGAAACTGAAAATAATAATCTAATCATCAAACAAAATAAATCTACTTTTAAATTACCAATGTATGATCCAGAAGAATATCCAGCTTTACCAAAAGCTCAAAGTGATAATAAATTAGATATTAGTATGTTAAATCTTATTAATTCAATTAGAAAAATTACACCTGCTATTGATAATAACAATCCTAAATTTGAATTAAATGGTGCATTAGTAGATGTTAAAAATAGTAAAATTAATTTTGTAGCAACTGATACTAGAAGATTAGCAGTATCACATTTACAAAATATCTCTAATAACACAGAAAATCAATTTATTATTCCTAAAAAAGCTATAATTGAAATTCAAAAACTATTTTTAGATGATGCATTAATTTCATATGATGAAACAAATTTAGTTATTTCAAATGAAAAAATGACTTTCTTTACAAAATTAATAAATGGTAAATTTCCAGATTATGATAGAATTATTCCAAAAAGTTTAAAATATAATTTCTCTTTACCTAAAAACATGTTAATTGAATCAATTAAACTAGTTACTTCATTATTTTCAAACATAAAAATTACATTTAATAATGATAATATTATATTTGAAAGTTTAGATGAAGATAGTGAATCAAAAACTCAAATTGATATTAATTTAAATATTGAGAAATCATTTTATTTAGCAGTAAATGCAAAATATCTATTAGATTTTTTAAGTTTAACAAACAACGAAAATATTATTATTGGATTTAATGAATCAAATTTACCATTTTATTTAGAAGATGAAAAATTCTTCACAATAGTAATGCCAATTGTATTAGAAAAATAA
- the gyrB gene encoding DNA topoisomerase (ATP-hydrolyzing) subunit B: MSQEYGASNIKVLKGLEAVRKRPGMYIGDTNINGLHHMVYEVVDNSIDEAMAGYCKNIKVSISKDNWIKVSDDGRGIPTAIHKGEGISAATVVLTVLHAGGKFDKDTYKVSGGLHGVGVSVVNALSSDLKMTIHREGKVHYQEFKKGIPVSPLEVIGDTKKTGTTIEFLADDSIFEVSEYVFETLSKRFREVAYLNPIISITLEDERTKTKEIYHFEGGIAQFVADLNKETPICDAISFSDRVDDVEVDIALLYNTSYTEKTISFVNNIRTIDGGTHEAGFKAGLTRSIVKYLNNNANAREKDTKITGDDVREGLIAIVSVKVPEPQFEGQTKGKLGSSYVKPITQKLTGEQLDKYFEENPNEAKAIMDKALMAARGREAAKKARDLTRKKDAMTVGTLPGKLAECQSKDPAIRELYLVEGDSAGGSAKQGRDRVYQAILPLKGKILNVEKSRLDKILKSDEIRNMITALGCGIGEDFDEEKIRYHKVIIMTDADVDGSHIQTLLLTFFFRFLRPVVEKGFLYIAQPPLYRYKKGKNETYLKDDTALSNFLIENGLESYEFDGLGYNDLLDLFKTVSRYREMLQQLEKRYSLVSVLKHLIENPDLVKLDYPGLYNVVKEFLEVKGYNILTKNINDHMIQLFVQTNEGLEELIIDDELFASPYFSEATYIYSRLVERDISMFKQDLIDELEYIENLAKKGAYIQRYKGLGEMNPEQLWETTMTPEDRRLLRVTIEDAEVASDTFTLFMGDEVEPRRNYIEEHAKDVEHLDV, translated from the coding sequence ATGAGTCAAGAATACGGCGCTAGTAATATTAAAGTTTTAAAAGGTCTTGAAGCTGTAAGAAAAAGACCAGGTATGTATATTGGAGATACAAATATTAATGGTCTTCATCATATGGTTTATGAAGTTGTAGATAACTCTATTGATGAAGCTATGGCTGGATATTGTAAAAATATTAAAGTTTCAATTTCTAAAGATAATTGGATTAAAGTTAGTGATGATGGTAGGGGTATTCCTACTGCAATTCATAAAGGTGAAGGAATTTCAGCTGCAACTGTTGTTTTAACAGTACTTCACGCAGGTGGTAAATTTGATAAAGATACTTATAAAGTTTCTGGTGGACTTCATGGAGTTGGTGTATCTGTTGTAAATGCACTTTCAAGTGATTTAAAAATGACTATTCACAGAGAAGGAAAAGTTCATTACCAAGAGTTTAAAAAAGGTATTCCTGTATCACCACTTGAAGTTATTGGTGATACTAAAAAAACAGGTACAACTATTGAATTTTTAGCAGACGATTCTATTTTTGAAGTTAGTGAATATGTATTTGAAACTTTATCTAAACGATTTAGAGAAGTTGCATATTTAAATCCAATTATTTCTATTACTTTAGAAGATGAAAGAACTAAAACAAAAGAGATTTATCATTTTGAAGGTGGTATCGCTCAATTTGTTGCTGATTTAAACAAAGAGACACCAATATGTGATGCTATTTCATTTTCTGATAGAGTTGATGATGTTGAAGTTGATATTGCACTTTTATATAATACTTCATATACAGAAAAAACTATATCTTTTGTAAATAATATTAGAACAATTGATGGTGGTACTCATGAAGCTGGTTTTAAAGCAGGACTTACTAGAAGTATAGTTAAATATTTAAATAATAACGCAAATGCAAGAGAAAAAGATACTAAAATTACAGGTGATGATGTAAGAGAAGGTCTTATTGCAATTGTTTCAGTTAAAGTTCCAGAACCACAATTTGAAGGTCAAACAAAAGGTAAATTAGGTTCATCATATGTAAAACCAATTACTCAAAAATTAACTGGTGAACAACTAGATAAATATTTTGAAGAAAATCCAAATGAAGCTAAAGCTATTATGGATAAAGCTTTAATGGCAGCACGTGGTAGAGAAGCTGCTAAAAAAGCTAGAGATTTAACTAGAAAAAAAGATGCTATGACAGTAGGAACACTACCTGGTAAATTAGCAGAATGTCAAAGTAAAGATCCTGCTATTAGAGAATTATATTTAGTTGAGGGAGATTCAGCAGGTGGTTCAGCTAAACAAGGTAGAGATAGAGTTTATCAAGCAATTTTACCTCTTAAAGGTAAAATTTTAAATGTTGAAAAAAGTAGACTTGATAAAATTTTAAAATCTGATGAAATTAGAAATATGATTACAGCACTTGGTTGTGGAATTGGTGAAGATTTTGATGAAGAAAAAATTAGATATCATAAAGTAATTATTATGACAGATGCAGATGTTGATGGTAGTCATATTCAAACATTACTTTTAACATTTTTCTTTAGATTTTTAAGACCTGTTGTTGAAAAAGGATTTTTATATATTGCTCAACCACCTTTATATAGATATAAAAAAGGTAAAAATGAGACTTATTTAAAAGATGATACTGCACTTTCTAATTTTTTAATTGAAAATGGTTTAGAATCTTATGAATTTGATGGTTTAGGATATAATGATTTATTAGATTTATTTAAAACTGTATCAAGATATAGAGAAATGCTTCAACAATTAGAAAAAAGATACTCTTTAGTATCAGTATTAAAACATTTAATTGAAAATCCTGATTTAGTAAAACTAGATTATCCTGGACTTTATAATGTAGTAAAAGAGTTCCTTGAAGTTAAAGGTTATAATATTCTTACTAAAAATATAAATGACCATATGATTCAATTATTTGTTCAAACAAATGAAGGATTAGAAGAGTTAATTATTGATGATGAATTATTTGCATCACCATATTTTAGTGAAGCAACATATATTTATTCAAGACTTGTAGAAAGAGATATATCTATGTTTAAACAAGATCTAATTGATGAATTAGAATATATTGAAAATTTAGCTAAAAAAGGTGCTTATATTCAAAGATATAAAGGTCTTGGTGAAATGAACCCTGAACAGCTTTGGGAAACTACAATGACACCTGAAGATAGAAGATTATTAAGAGTAACTATAGAAGATGCAGAAGTTGCAAGTGATACATTTACTTTATTTATGGGTGATGAAGTAGAACCAAGAAGAAACTACATAGAAGAACACGCAAAAGACGTAGAACACTTAGATGTATAA
- a CDS encoding LysE family translocator — translation MDLEIFLQGFIPLATAHFIALLSPGADFFILLSTSSKQGKLAGILTAFGIAISNGIYILLALFGIMFITNNQFLFESIKLLGSLYLIYISYHLINSKKRELFKNIQTEKQRKKELLNNFFKGFLSAILNPKNSIFYFTMFSISSNEHISLQYQYFYASWMFFAVLIWDIFIVYLVSHKKNRIYIQKYSNKIEKISGFILLLIAILILIDIFCK, via the coding sequence ATGGATTTAGAGATTTTTTTACAAGGTTTTATACCTTTAGCTACTGCTCATTTTATAGCTTTATTAAGTCCTGGCGCAGATTTTTTTATACTTTTATCAACTTCATCAAAACAGGGTAAATTAGCTGGAATTTTAACTGCATTTGGAATAGCAATATCAAATGGTATATATATTTTATTGGCTTTATTTGGTATTATGTTCATAACAAATAATCAATTTTTATTTGAGAGTATAAAATTATTAGGTTCTTTATATTTAATATATATTTCATACCACCTAATAAATTCTAAAAAAAGAGAATTATTTAAAAATATACAAACAGAAAAACAAAGAAAAAAAGAACTTTTAAATAATTTTTTTAAAGGCTTTTTATCCGCAATTTTAAATCCAAAAAATTCTATTTTTTATTTTACTATGTTTTCTATTTCATCAAATGAACACATATCTCTACAATATCAATATTTTTATGCTTCATGGATGTTTTTTGCTGTTTTAATATGGGATATTTTTATTGTATATTTAGTAAGTCATAAGAAAAATAGAATATATATTCAAAAATATTCTAATAAAATAGAAAAAATATCTGGATTTATTCTTCTACTTATTGCTATTTTAATTTTAATAGATATATTTTGTAAGTAA
- a CDS encoding AraC family transcriptional regulator, whose translation MSKTKIYIDKNLPFLELRYSFSDLSYKEHFHHDIFSIGAVIRGKREYKNRDNLYEISKNDLAIVNPNVIHSCNCLQSHKSEYYMLYINKHWICDILNFKEYLDFKDELIHDDKLFNEFINVCETIFSNRLYLEKELKLIDFISKIYENYSEVKSSKIKNNTKIDSLVKFLEENVKENITLEQLSKNFNLSKFYIIKLFKKEFGISVYSFFLNLKIELAKKLLKKDLTIVEVALECGFYDQSHFHRNFLKITASTPKEYKDNFVQ comes from the coding sequence ATGAGTAAAACAAAAATATACATAGACAAAAATTTACCTTTTTTAGAATTAAGATACTCTTTTTCTGATTTATCTTATAAAGAACATTTTCATCATGATATTTTTTCTATTGGTGCAGTAATTAGAGGAAAAAGAGAATATAAAAATAGAGATAATTTATATGAAATTTCAAAAAATGATTTAGCAATAGTAAATCCCAATGTAATACATAGTTGCAATTGTTTACAATCGCATAAAAGCGAATATTATATGCTTTATATAAATAAACATTGGATTTGTGACATATTAAATTTCAAAGAATATCTAGATTTTAAAGATGAATTAATACATGATGATAAACTATTTAATGAGTTTATAAATGTTTGTGAAACTATTTTTTCTAATAGACTTTATTTAGAAAAGGAGTTAAAATTAATAGATTTTATTAGTAAAATATATGAAAATTATTCAGAAGTAAAATCATCAAAAATAAAAAATAATACAAAAATAGATTCTTTAGTTAAATTTTTAGAAGAAAATGTAAAAGAAAATATAACTCTAGAACAATTATCAAAAAATTTTAATTTATCAAAATTTTATATTATAAAATTATTTAAAAAAGAGTTTGGAATATCTGTTTATTCATTTTTTCTAAATTTAAAGATAGAACTTGCCAAAAAATTACTAAAAAAAGATTTAACAATAGTAGAAGTTGCTTTAGAGTGTGGATTCTATGATCAAAGTCATTTTCACAGGAATTTTCTAAAAATAACTGCATCTACTCCTAAAGAGTATAAAGACAACTTTGTACAATAA
- the queF gene encoding preQ(1) synthase: MKYGEKEIVEFDINNSEHYWPNNNEKNYKIDIELPEFMAKCPRSGYPDFATIKLEYIPNKKLIELKAIKIYINTFMYREISHENSANEIFDTLYKNLEPRWMKVTADFKPRGNVHTVIEIDSSKM; this comes from the coding sequence ATGAAATATGGTGAAAAAGAGATTGTTGAATTTGATATAAATAACAGTGAACATTACTGGCCAAATAACAATGAAAAAAATTATAAAATAGATATTGAACTTCCTGAATTTATGGCAAAATGTCCAAGAAGTGGCTACCCAGATTTTGCTACAATAAAATTAGAATATATTCCAAATAAAAAATTAATTGAATTAAAAGCTATAAAAATTTATATTAATACTTTTATGTATAGAGAAATTTCACATGAAAATTCTGCAAATGAAATATTTGATACATTATATAAAAATTTAGAGCCTAGATGGATGAAAGTTACAGCAGATTTTAAACCAAGAGGTAATGTTCATACTGTAATAGAAATAGATAGCTCAAAAATGTAA
- a CDS encoding DNA-binding protein: MERLVTTSQAAQILGLSLQGVHYRIKNNQLKSIKKSGKTYVYISEYVEDKSNNNTQPQIVEIKEIIKAKDEQINLLKKNIKWMRKQYSSEINRLERNQKKIITVFNREIELLQSAFNEMRSIYKPQIVNNKDNQKQDAKSEIKENVKEVNYLSLQQFAKMMKAYGKNDLEIKTIILTAIKSQDSRFLYNKKTKKILIRDTDFRDFL; encoded by the coding sequence TTGGAGAGATTAGTAACTACATCTCAAGCTGCACAAATTTTAGGCTTATCTCTTCAAGGTGTACACTATAGAATTAAAAATAATCAATTAAAATCAATAAAAAAATCTGGTAAAACATATGTATATATTAGTGAGTATGTAGAAGATAAATCAAATAATAATACACAACCTCAAATTGTAGAAATAAAAGAGATAATAAAAGCAAAAGATGAACAAATTAATCTACTTAAGAAAAATATAAAGTGGATGAGAAAGCAATATAGTTCTGAAATAAATAGGCTTGAAAGAAATCAAAAAAAAATTATAACAGTATTTAATAGAGAAATTGAATTATTGCAAAGTGCATTTAATGAAATGCGTTCAATTTATAAACCCCAAATTGTAAATAATAAAGATAATCAAAAACAAGACGCTAAATCAGAAATAAAAGAAAATGTAAAAGAAGTTAATTATCTTAGTTTGCAACAATTTGCAAAGATGATGAAAGCTTATGGTAAAAATGACTTAGAAATTAAAACAATAATACTTACAGCTATTAAATCTCAAGATTCAAGATTTTTATATAATAAAAAAACAAAAAAGATTTTAATTAGAGATACTGATTTTAGGGACTTTTTATAA
- a CDS encoding MarR family winged helix-turn-helix transcriptional regulator, whose product MQKTSLISYGKRTDKVMKTVLRLERTSLKLHNMTVNYLTNHNLTFNQFKVLEVLYHRGDLNVSSITKLTMSTPGNITVVIKNLKRDGWITSVKDPNDSRSSILTITSKGKDIIESVFPTHAQNLYNSLEVLDDNELDNLYELLNKVYKAN is encoded by the coding sequence ATGCAAAAAACAAGTCTTATAAGTTATGGAAAAAGAACTGATAAAGTTATGAAGACTGTTTTAAGATTAGAAAGAACAAGTCTTAAGCTTCACAATATGACTGTAAATTATTTAACAAATCATAACCTTACATTTAATCAGTTTAAAGTTTTAGAAGTGCTTTATCATAGAGGTGATTTAAATGTAAGCTCAATTACAAAACTTACAATGAGTACACCAGGAAATATAACAGTTGTAATTAAGAATTTAAAAAGAGATGGTTGGATTACATCAGTTAAAGATCCAAATGATAGTAGATCTTCTATTTTAACTATTACATCTAAGGGAAAAGATATTATAGAAAGTGTATTTCCTACTCATGCTCAAAATCTTTATAATTCTCTTGAAGTGTTAGATGATAATGAGTTAGATAATTTATATGAACTTTTAAATAAAGTATATAAAGCAAATTAA
- a CDS encoding YceI family protein produces MKNLIKIGLVSIITAGSLFAGTYNVDTTHSNVGFKVKHMMISNVVGKFDKFNGSFEYDEKTKTLKSLTGNIDVNSINTENEKRDGHLKSKDFFDAKKFPKLTFKLEKVKDDKAYGVLTMKGVSKDVVLDFENNGIITDPWGNQRVGLEFSGKINRKDFGLNWNKTLEAGGVVVSEKVKLNIQVEGIKAK; encoded by the coding sequence TTGAAGAATTTAATAAAAATAGGTTTAGTTTCGATAATAACAGCTGGTTCATTATTTGCAGGAACATATAATGTTGATACAACACATTCAAATGTTGGGTTTAAAGTAAAACATATGATGATTTCAAATGTAGTAGGTAAATTTGATAAATTTAACGGCTCATTTGAATATGATGAGAAAACAAAAACATTAAAAAGTTTAACTGGTAATATAGATGTAAACTCTATTAACACTGAAAATGAAAAAAGAGATGGGCATTTAAAATCAAAAGATTTTTTTGATGCAAAAAAATTTCCTAAATTAACTTTTAAATTAGAGAAAGTTAAAGATGATAAAGCATACGGCGTATTAACTATGAAAGGTGTTTCAAAAGATGTAGTTTTAGATTTTGAAAATAATGGAATTATTACAGATCCATGGGGAAATCAAAGAGTTGGTTTAGAATTTAGTGGAAAAATAAATAGAAAAGATTTTGGATTAAATTGGAACAAAACATTAGAAGCTGGTGGTGTAGTTGTATCAGAAAAAGTTAAATTAAATATTCAAGTAGAAGGTATCAAAGCAAAATAA
- a CDS encoding DODA-type extradiol aromatic ring-opening family dioxygenase — protein sequence MIPSLFISHGSPNTILYDNTTKETLNNLTKNFKDPKYIVIVSAHWSTRSLEIISPSANKIMYDFYGFEKELYEYKYDIKSDLTYTNKVLNTLKIFDIKLSNKDSFDHGVWTVLSMMYKKLEIPVINISLPLGYSAEKLFLLGQTLKSLRGESLLIFSGSITHNLYDLYPSLDAPVKKYAYTFNEKIKQILKTGDKEQLLDYESIEYFKQNHPTKEHFLPMLIALGTSKSYKAKSFNNKIVYSNLSMQSFIFED from the coding sequence ATGATACCTTCTTTATTTATATCTCACGGTAGTCCTAATACAATTTTATATGATAATACTACAAAAGAAACTTTAAATAATCTAACAAAAAATTTTAAAGATCCAAAATATATAGTTATTGTTTCTGCACACTGGTCAACTAGAAGTTTAGAGATAATAAGTCCTAGTGCAAATAAAATAATGTATGATTTTTATGGTTTTGAAAAAGAGTTATATGAATATAAATATGATATAAAAAGTGATTTAACATATACAAACAAAGTATTAAATACTTTAAAAATATTTGATATTAAATTAAGTAACAAAGATAGTTTTGATCATGGTGTATGGACAGTTTTATCAATGATGTATAAAAAACTTGAAATACCTGTAATAAATATTAGTTTACCACTTGGTTATAGTGCTGAAAAACTATTTTTATTAGGACAAACTTTAAAAAGTTTAAGAGGTGAATCTCTTCTAATATTTAGTGGTTCAATAACTCATAATTTATATGATTTATATCCAAGTTTAGATGCTCCTGTTAAAAAGTATGCATATACTTTTAATGAAAAAATAAAACAGATTTTAAAAACAGGTGACAAAGAACAGTTATTGGATTATGAAAGTATAGAATACTTCAAACAAAATCATCCTACAAAAGAGCATTTTCTTCCAATGTTAATTGCTTTAGGTACTTCAAAAAGTTATAAAGCAAAAAGTTTTAATAATAAGATTGTTTATTCTAATTTATCGATGCAAAGTTTTATTTTTGAAGATTAG
- a CDS encoding DMT family transporter, translating into MNKYNLLGIFSLIFAMFIWGSSFVGLKIALASYNPYTIIFIRMVFASLCFLFFIKEFLKYKITKKDFFYIILLSLFEPCLYFVFEVNALQLTTASQAGMITSLMPLITSVAAVFILKELISKQFILGSFLAVFGSIWLSLEATSSLSAPNPILGNFLEFLAMTCAAGYTIIAKHLTYKFSALFITASQAFIGAIFFLPFASYEFATSEFVFNLEGFLWIMYLGVVVTLGGYGLYNFALTKINASKVSIYINLIPVFTLILAFFILKEQLSFSEIFASFIILFGVFVSQIKIIIPRKIFNFFNKV; encoded by the coding sequence TTGAATAAATATAATTTACTTGGAATTTTTTCATTAATTTTTGCAATGTTTATTTGGGGAAGTTCTTTTGTAGGACTAAAGATCGCACTTGCATCATATAATCCATATACAATTATTTTTATAAGAATGGTTTTTGCTTCATTATGTTTTTTATTTTTTATTAAAGAGTTTTTGAAATATAAAATTACAAAAAAAGATTTTTTTTATATAATATTATTATCTCTTTTTGAACCTTGTTTATATTTTGTATTTGAAGTAAATGCATTACAATTAACAACTGCTTCTCAAGCTGGTATGATTACTTCTTTGATGCCTTTAATTACATCAGTAGCAGCAGTATTTATTTTGAAAGAGTTAATTTCAAAACAGTTTATTTTAGGTTCTTTTTTAGCTGTATTTGGTTCTATTTGGTTAAGTTTAGAAGCGACATCATCACTAAGTGCTCCAAATCCTATTTTGGGTAACTTTTTAGAATTTTTAGCGATGACTTGTGCAGCAGGATATACAATAATTGCAAAACATTTAACATATAAATTTTCTGCACTTTTTATTACAGCAAGTCAAGCATTTATAGGTGCAATTTTCTTTTTGCCTTTTGCATCATATGAGTTTGCCACAAGTGAGTTTGTATTTAATTTAGAAGGTTTTTTATGGATAATGTATTTAGGTGTAGTAGTAACTCTTGGAGGTTATGGTTTATATAATTTTGCATTAACAAAAATAAATGCTTCAAAAGTATCAATTTATATAAATTTGATACCTGTATTTACTTTAATTTTAGCCTTTTTTATACTTAAAGAGCAGTTATCTTTTAGTGAGATTTTTGCATCTTTTATAATTTTATTTGGTGTTTTTGTATCTCAAATTAAGATTATTATACCACGTAAAATTTTTAATTTTTTTAATAAAGTATAA
- a CDS encoding YqaA family protein, with protein sequence MVYITLFFVSLISATLFPLGSEGLLIFNINEGYNLYALLIFATLGNVLGSIINYILGFKGEQFLQNKKILDENKIFKYKKFFEKYGFYSLFLSWAPIIGDPITLIAGVFKYSFKKFIFIVLISKFLRYLFLSFVTLYLI encoded by the coding sequence ATGGTTTACATTACTCTATTTTTTGTAAGTTTAATATCTGCAACTTTATTTCCTTTAGGTAGTGAAGGTTTGCTTATTTTTAATATAAATGAAGGATATAATTTATATGCTCTTTTGATATTTGCAACACTTGGAAATGTTCTTGGTTCTATCATTAATTATATTTTAGGCTTTAAAGGTGAGCAATTTTTACAAAATAAAAAGATTTTAGATGAAAATAAAATATTTAAATATAAAAAGTTTTTTGAAAAATATGGTTTTTATTCTCTATTTTTGTCTTGGGCTCCAATTATTGGAGATCCTATTACATTAATTGCTGGTGTTTTTAAATATAGTTTTAAAAAGTTTATTTTTATTGTATTGATTTCAAAATTTTTAAGGTATTTATTTTTAAGTTTTGTAACCTTATATTTAATATAA